GTTCTGAAACGCCATCCCAAAAATTCCCAAAACCTCATCTCTTCACCGAGAGGGATATCCTAGCCTCATGAGAGCAGATACAATCCCGGCCTTGAAACCACACACTCGGGTCACCATCACACGCTGACTCGCCATGAGACACCGGAACCCGTCTTCGATCTGACATCCCGGGTAGAATTTCTACCGCAGTCAGCGCCGGAACAGGTCAACATCGACTCCGATGTCAATGATCCCCCGATCATGTTGCCCCGGACTCGACAATGAACCAAAGGCCTTGGGCACCCCCTGCCAGCTCAAACCCTTCTTAGCTCCCGTCAGATCAACTCCACCATGGGACCGTATTCGTGCAATCACACCACTATATCTTGATgtttcccctttttcttgttcctgtttctttttctggcAAAGACAACCATctttcttcaccaacccctttttcctttttccttcccctcttcaTTTTTGTCGGTAAAGCTCCGGGTAGAACTTTGGCCGactctctttttctcctcatccccgttcgctcttcttctccctcccggTCAAGGCTGAGGCCTTGCCCTCGTTTGTGATACCCCTATCTTTCCACCGGTTTGACACCGCGCCTCTCGTTCACTGTCCactcttctcctgctcagcacaaaaaaacaccatcatgtaccccccttccacccaaaacaccctccTGCCGCTGGCGGCCTTGCTCCTCCCTTCCCTGGTCTCCGCCCACGGcgtcatcctcgccgcccaaGGCGAGGCCGACTCCCCCCCTTCCGTCGGCTTCATGGTCAACGACGCCATCGCCCGCAACTGcacctccatcaacccctgCCAGATGGACACAACCATCATCCGCGACGCCGAAATCGCCGCCGGCACCGTCAACTCCTGCGGCCGCACCAAGCTCAATGGCAACATCGACGTCGGCACCGTGACCGAAAACGCACTCGCCGAAGGCGCCGTCACGGCTGTGAGACAAGGATCCAGCGTCGACGTGACGATCCACCAGGTCAACGCCGACGGCGCAGGACCTTACACCTGCGACTTGGACGAAGGGTCCAACTCAGGAATCATGTCCCACGAGCTGGTCGTGAGCAACAATATCCCTGGACAGAATGGACTTAGTCAGGCTGCTGAGCAGGAGTTCACCATCACGGTGACCATGCCGGATGATATGAAGTGCATCGGTGGTTCGACGGGGAACGTGTGTACGGTTAGGTGCAGGAATGCTGCTCAGGCGGGGCCTTTTGGAGGTTTGatttcccccccttttaccACCCCCTTTTGTCCAGCTCTCATAGGTACTGACACTGTCATGAAGGATGCTTCGCGGTCCAACAAGTCGACGTTGAGCCCGCTATCAACACCGCCAAGGACATCACCACAGCCGACACGCTCGAAGCAGCCCAGTTTCAGACCTCGGCTAACCAAgccgcctttgccgccgCTGTTAATGCCAACGCCAAGGCTGGCTCTTCGGAGCAGGAACAAAACCTCGCTGCTGTCGAGGCTATCCTTGGGCTGAGCACCGTTTCTGCCGAGTTCCCTACTTTGACTCCGACGATCAACACGGAGAGGGTTGTGCCTACGGGTACGGGTGGTGCGCAGCCTACTGCTGCTTTGGGCAGTACTCCGTTCCCTGTTGAGAATGGTGACGGCAACAACGGAAATGGCAACGGGAACACCGGCAACGACAATCCCGACGCTGGCGTGAATCCATTCcctgttgaggatggcaatGGTAATGACAACGGtaacggcaacggcaacggcaacggcggtGGTAgcggcagaggcagaggcagggGCGGCCGCAACAGGAATCAAAAGAGATATTACACCGTCGAGGAGCTCCTCAAGCGGTTCGTCCTCCCCGATGATGGCAACTAAGGATCTCGCAACTGGGCTGGCTCCAGGGATTGGGGAAAAGAGCTTCATCTTGTTTCCCCTATCATACCCCCTTACCTAGACTATAGTAACGACATATGCACCATGGCTAGAGTACATAAGCAAGTAGTTAGTTAGCCTTCAATGAAACCACCCCAGCAACGAAAAGCTTATATCCCACCCGTGAgttcctcaactccaaaaaaaaaatccgGGCTTACATTCTtgcccccccccgcccccaccacctacctccccagcatcctcttcaccctTCCATTCtcgttctcctcctccaccaccccggcaatctccccacctccccctcggcCGGCACCCACCCCCGCTTGACAACCGGcatcaacatcctccccctaTCCATTGACTCAAGACAGATGTCATCCGCCGTGAGACAGTACTCCCACCTTGATGATCCCTCGGGAACAGCTTGTTCCGACGACACCCACTTGTCGAAATGGCTTCTTACCGTGTGGGTGTCCAGCCCCGCGTATTTCTCCGAGTCGGAAAATATCGGTTGGGAGTGGGATctggcgagggaggggaggtggtagaTTTCTCTTAGGGTGGACCTGACGTttgtttggaggagggagaggaaggttgGCCAGGCGGTTTGGGAAAGGGGCGAGTGAGTGGTGCGGTAGATGGGGAGGCCccagggggaggtggggtggtgggtgagctggttttggagggtttTCCAGGccgggagggagaagggagaaggaggtcatCTTTCTGGATGGTGGGGGCGAGGGATGGTTTCCGGTGATGAGGGTTGATGTGCGGAGAGGGTTCGGACGCCtgggtgggaggttgaggacaAGGGCATGAGAGGGGAGGGTATATCGTTTTGAGAAGTTCATTGGAATGAATGGTAGGGATGACCTGAAGATGTCGTGTACGGTTCTTGACGGTGAGGTGAATGAGAGGCACGCAAGAACCGGGGGCTCACTGGGGCAAAGTTTGATGGGTGAGGTACCTAATGCATTGGTTGTCCCAGCTCTGTGCTTATTTCTCATGGTCCGATCTGGCTAATCACAGGGCTGTAACACTCGAGAGCGCTGGCTTTGCGCGCTGGGAAACGGGTCGATATTAAGGGAAGGGCGGTAGTGCCATCTTCTCTGGCGTTTTAAGCTGCAGTACGACACGCGAGGTAAGGCTTCCAGTGATGATTACCATCGAACGACCGAAATAACCGTACACCACCAAGGTGCGTTTGATTCAGGTTTGCTCAcaagtacctacctaccttccTCCAAGAGAAACACGAACTACTTTCCTAGGCTATGTAGACCGGCCATCAATCACACGCCGCCCAGCACCACACCGCCAATGATCCCCACCTGGCTTCCTCCGACTAATCCTGGACTGGAATATCATAATAGAAAACCAGCTTCCCTAGCTTCGGATCCATCGGCTTATTCAGCTCTGTCGCCGTGTTATAGAGCTGTTTGGCTGCCTCATTAGTAGCAAGGTTTGCCCCCTAGCCCGGTCCCAGGTTCGAGCGGATTTCCCGAAGCTGATACAGCATGTACTCGGTCGCTTTTGTTGTCATGCGCGAAGACACGGCAGCTTCGTGCTGGCGCCAGACTTCGAGGACGCCTGTCAAGCCCATGAAAGACTCGAGCAGTTGGAACTCGCGGGCAAGGGCGGTGCGGGTTATCTCCCAAGACAGGGCAAGATGGTTAGAGTTCATGTAAGAAAGGTCTGTGGAATGAGCGACGGATCAGTGGTTGCCTCTTCATGTTGATTTCTCTTCATGTAGCTACCTTTTCTATGACCCCTAAGATCTTTTGGGCTGCTTGCATGTCGGAAGCTGCCATCACCTGTCGCATCAAGGATTGAAACACGGGGGGGGCCATTGGCTTGTTCCCAAGCACCAACGCCATTTTGATCTTGTTCATGTCGTTCGGGAGGACCGACATGCCAGTTCGGAAAGCTGTTCATCCCATGATGGTGAACATGCGGTCGTTCGGTGTCACTGGTGGAGTCCACCCCTTGACATCTGTGACAATGGCGCCGAGCTCTGGCAGGTGGATGTTCTCCGGATATGCCTTGTGCCACACATCCAGGAGGACTTGCGGATTGAGCTCGCCAGAGGTCAAGCCTGTCCGGGCCCAAGCTGGCATGAGTGAGAACTAGCTGTGTTTTAGTTCGAGAATGCTCAACGGAAACTTATCGGGCGTCCTTCGGCACAGAACTTACATCAAGCAAATGTTCAGCGTCATACCTCAGCTTTCCGGCAAGTGCAGGCAGGCTGTCTTGCTTCCACCACTGGGCCACCGTGCCATCGCAAACATCCTTGGCCATCCCAAAGCCGGCCTTCAACTTCAGCGTCTCGGATCCGGGACCTTCAAAAGTCCTCGGGCCGGTTCTGTACTTCATGGATTTCATTATCAGATTCCCAGCGCCCTTGATGCCAGCCGCACTGGAACCTGCCAGTGTTTTGACCACGACTGTCATTGACCTTCGGACTCCAAAGCTTGAGGGGACTCTTGCTTCGAGTCCCACGCCTGTATGATCCGAGAGCGTGCCGTCGACCTCGTCATCGCTGTCGTTCAGGGGCTCGGGACCGTAGGCGTACCAGGTCTGACCGCGAACCGCGGATGAGCCCGCAGCAATAGCACGGCTGGCCACGACCAACGTGTCTCTACTGGGCCCATCTCTGTTGGGATAATCGGCACCATCATCCGTTTCACCTTCGTCTGGGTCCGAacaccccccaccatccAGAACAGAGCAAATCTCGGAATTGCATTCAGCAACCGGGCTCAGTGACTCTTCGTTCACTTCACAGCAGAGAGCTTTCTTTCTCCACCCTTGTTATGAAGGCCCATAGTCAGCAATGCTGTCGTGGCTCGGAAGGTTTCTTCAGCACGAAACGCAAGACTCACAATTGCAAGGGTAATAATCGGCATCCCCATAGTCGTTCGTAGCCAGGAAGATCTCATGTCTCTCGCAGTTAGGAACCGCACAGTCCTTGCTCCCTACCCAATGGCACTTCTTGTAGGGAACTGGCTTGTTCTTGGGACAGCAGTAGTCGTTGCCCACCGTCCTCCCCCAGCGCTTATGAAGAGATGAAGGAAGGGTGATGGAACCATTCCGCTTTTTGAGCGACTCATCGTGCTTCCAGCACTTTTCATGAATGTCGGTGGCGTAAGCGACCTTTTTCCTCGTCGGCCTTGCAGTGCTTGCCGCTGCGGCTTTTGTGTCAGTTGGCACCAGACACAGGCACCTAAAGGGAAATGGAGATTTCTCGGAAAGGAACGAACATGCCATCCTTCAGTCCAGTAACACCCGTCGTTGATCTTGTCTAGCCCAACCTGACAGCACAGCTGCTTACCACCACGGCTGCATCGATTGGTGCCAGACTCGCCAGGACTGCCACCCCAGCTGGATCCGGCAATCTTGATCTTGCCCTCGCGGCACTGCCCGTTGCAGTCACCCCCTGAGCCGCGCCACATGCATTTGTCCTTGAACCCAGCCGAGATGGGACAGACGATAGGTTTGCCGCATGTTTTTCCCTGTTGGAAATTAGCCAGTTAGGTAGTCAgttcccatcccaaaccagACTCCCAAAACGATTGGCTTGGTTTTGCGTGAGACAGAACTCAGGCtcaccttcttggccttgcaGCCATGAGCATCATACCCAACAAGCTCTTTCGTCGTCTTCAACTCCAGCGCCCCCTTGTAAGCTGTgatatcctcctcaatcttgtcCAGCATCTCACAGCCTTGCCCCAGAAACGAACTGGCATCGGTGATGACTTTTTCTGTCATTCACCTGCTCCAGGCTCCCTCGCTTCCCAAGCTTTTCATTGCCCGTCAAGGCCTTGTGCGCGTTGTTGTCATAGTCACCGAGATCTGACGCTCAGATCAGCGAACCGGACAGTCCGAGGCTGTCAGCCCATTTGACCTCTGCGCAAATGTCTCCCTGTCGTCGAACGAGATCCACTGGTCGTTGTCCCAGGAGAAGTACTTGACGGCGGCCTCTCTGTCGTGAATCACTTGGATGGCacgcttcttcttgttttgtttggcGAGGATGTCTTGGACCTCGTAGTGGGCGTGGTCTTTTCGGTAGGTAGTAGGCAGGGGGGTTTGTTAGCTTGGTCTATCTATGTTGGTTCAACCTTGATGACAACTCACACCCGCTTGGACCGGTGCAGACACCTTTTTCGGCACCACCTTTCAAGGGGCAGCCA
The sequence above is a segment of the Podospora pseudoanserina strain CBS 124.78 chromosome 5, whole genome shotgun sequence genome. Coding sequences within it:
- a CDS encoding hypothetical protein (antiSMASH:Cluster_9; EggNog:ENOG503NUHZ; COG:S) — protein: MYPPSTQNTLLPLAALLLPSLVSAHGVILAAQGEADSPPSVGFMVNDAIARNCTSINPCQMDTTIIRDAEIAAGTVNSCGRTKLNGNIDVGTVTENALAEGAVTAVRQGSSVDVTIHQVNADGAGPYTCDLDEGSNSGIMSHELVVSNNIPGQNGLSQAAEQEFTITVTMPDDMKCIGGSTGNVCTVRCRNAAQAGPFGGCFAVQQVDVEPAINTAKDITTADTLEAAQFQTSANQAAFAAAVNANAKAGSSEQEQNLAAVEAILGLSTVSAEFPTLTPTINTERVVPTGTGGAQPTAALGSTPFPVENGDGNNGNGNGNTGNDNPDAGVNPFPVEDGNGNDNGNGNGNGNGGGSGRGRGRGGRNRNQKRYYTVEELLKRFVLPDDGN
- a CDS encoding hypothetical protein (antiSMASH:Cluster_9; COG:G; EggNog:ENOG503NVAI), whose protein sequence is MMLMAARPRRMACSFLSEKSPFPFRCLCLVPTDTKAAAASTARPTRKKVAYATDIHEKCWKHDESLKKRNGSITLPSSLHKRWGRTVGNDYCCPKNKPVPYKKCHWVGSKDCAVPNCERHEIFLATNDYGDADYYPCNWWRKKALCCEVNEESLSPVAECNSEI
- a CDS encoding hypothetical protein (antiSMASH:Cluster_9), yielding MRNKHRAGTTNALGTSPIKLCPSEPPVLACLSFTSPSRTVHDIFRSSLPFIPMNFSKRYTLPSHALVLNLPPRRPNPLRTSTLITGNHPSPPPSRKMTSFSLLPPGLENPPKPAHPPPHLPLGPPHLPHHSLAPFPNRLANLPLPPPNKRQVHPKRNLPPPLPRQIPLPTDIFRLGEIRGAGHPHGKKPFRQVGVVGTSCSRGIIKVGVLSHGG